A part of Gemmatimonas groenlandica genomic DNA contains:
- a CDS encoding type II toxin-antitoxin system RelE/ParE family toxin, producing the protein MKVVWSPLAEQRALEAVEYIAQDRPRTAAVWLEGLLERVSQLDRFEEQGRVVSEIGIPAYREILHAPYRIIYRVDASRVVILTLRHVRRAWDPAEVDDA; encoded by the coding sequence ATGAAGGTGGTCTGGTCCCCGCTGGCAGAGCAGCGGGCGCTCGAGGCCGTGGAGTATATCGCGCAGGATCGACCGCGGACGGCGGCGGTTTGGCTTGAGGGACTGCTGGAGCGTGTGAGCCAGCTCGACCGATTCGAAGAGCAAGGCCGCGTGGTGAGTGAAATCGGCATTCCGGCCTATCGGGAGATCCTGCACGCGCCGTATCGCATCATCTATCGCGTCGACGCGTCACGTGTTGTGATTCTGACGCTCCGGCATGTGCGGCGTGCGTGGGACCCCGCAGAAGTCGACGACGCATAA